A genomic segment from Polyangium mundeleinium encodes:
- a CDS encoding VOC family protein, translating to MAVQFNHTIVLSRDREKSAHFLADILGLGVGKPFGPFLPVVTANGVTLDFMTVGIDIRIQHYAFLVSEEEFDPILARLVQRKIPIWADPHGRYPGRINRNDGGRGVYFFDPSGHGMEAFTRPYGSDPSSELNGVTEEVPGATVSSEFPR from the coding sequence ATGGCCGTCCAATTCAACCACACCATCGTTCTCTCACGCGACCGTGAGAAATCCGCTCATTTCCTGGCTGACATCCTCGGCCTTGGGGTGGGCAAGCCGTTCGGGCCCTTCCTGCCTGTCGTCACCGCCAATGGCGTCACGCTCGATTTCATGACCGTCGGCATCGACATCCGGATACAGCACTACGCCTTCCTCGTCTCCGAGGAGGAGTTCGACCCGATCCTCGCCCGCCTCGTGCAGCGAAAGATTCCCATTTGGGCAGATCCGCACGGCCGGTACCCGGGCCGGATCAACCGCAATGACGGCGGGCGGGGCGTGTACTTCTTCGATCCCTCGGGTCACGGCATGGAGGCCTTCACCCGCCCTTACGGTAGCGACCCGTCCTCCGAGCTGAACGGCGTCACGGAAGAGGTCCCAGGCGCCACGGTTTCGAGCGAATTCCCTCGCTGA
- a CDS encoding serine/threonine-protein kinase: protein MTGSLESYVRVGNVIADKYVVERILGRGGMGIIIAARHTGLHERRAIKFMLPHVLSDGTAVERFRREARAASRIKSEHAVRVHDIDRLANGAFYIVMEYLEGQDLKAVEKARGPLPFREACDYVLQACEAIQEAHDAGIVHRDLKTANLFLTTGPRGEPWIKVLDFGIAKLVNEAEGKRMDITETKLALGTPAFMAPEQMKSSRHIDARADIWSLGVILYRLTTGVLPFDAPSINLMALRILSPGPAPAPSTHNAELPPLFDFIIKKCLEKDPERRLRSVAQLSTLLRVLVESKPAALDEEGNEGEDLTLDMTTRKRPAPSARGRTPVQAQPRRETLAPKLGDSWKAMPFVSSVEPDISVEWESAGSNLGDSCKSVPFTSSVEIEIPIEWESAGAKLCDSWKSIPFMNSVEMEIPVEWDLPERSGEEVTTRQTRR, encoded by the coding sequence ATGACCGGGAGCTTGGAGTCGTACGTCCGCGTTGGGAACGTCATTGCCGACAAGTACGTGGTCGAGCGGATCCTCGGCCGGGGCGGCATGGGGATCATCATCGCCGCCCGCCACACGGGGCTTCACGAGCGCCGCGCGATCAAGTTCATGTTGCCGCACGTCCTCTCCGACGGGACGGCCGTCGAGCGCTTCCGGCGCGAGGCGCGGGCTGCGTCCAGGATCAAGAGCGAGCACGCCGTCCGGGTCCACGACATCGATCGCCTCGCGAACGGCGCCTTCTACATCGTGATGGAGTACCTGGAGGGGCAAGATCTCAAGGCGGTCGAGAAGGCCCGAGGTCCCCTGCCCTTCCGGGAAGCGTGTGACTACGTGCTCCAGGCGTGTGAGGCGATCCAGGAGGCGCACGACGCCGGGATCGTTCACCGCGATCTCAAGACGGCCAACCTGTTTCTCACGACGGGGCCGCGAGGCGAGCCGTGGATCAAGGTCCTCGACTTCGGGATCGCGAAGCTCGTCAACGAGGCCGAGGGCAAGCGGATGGACATCACGGAGACCAAGCTCGCGCTCGGCACACCCGCATTCATGGCGCCGGAGCAGATGAAATCGTCCCGGCACATCGACGCCCGCGCCGACATCTGGTCGCTCGGCGTCATTCTCTACAGGTTGACGACCGGGGTGTTGCCCTTCGACGCGCCGTCCATCAACCTTATGGCGCTCCGGATCCTGTCGCCGGGTCCTGCCCCCGCGCCTTCGACGCACAACGCGGAGCTGCCGCCGCTCTTCGACTTCATCATCAAGAAATGCCTGGAGAAGGACCCCGAAAGGCGCTTGCGGAGCGTGGCGCAGCTCTCGACGTTGCTGCGTGTGCTCGTCGAGAGCAAACCGGCAGCACTCGACGAAGAGGGCAACGAGGGCGAGGATTTGACGCTCGACATGACGACGAGGAAACGACCGGCGCCGAGCGCGAGGGGCAGGACGCCCGTGCAAGCCCAGCCGAGGCGGGAGACCCTCGCGCCCAAGCTGGGCGACTCGTGGAAGGCCATGCCCTTCGTGAGCTCGGTCGAGCCGGACATCTCGGTCGAGTGGGAAAGCGCCGGATCCAACTTGGGCGATTCGTGCAAATCCGTGCCGTTCACGAGCTCCGTCGAGATCGAGATCCCCATCGAGTGGGAAAGCGCCGGGGCCAAGCTGTGCGATTCGTGGAAGTCCATTCCGTTCATGAACTCCGTCGAGATGGAGATCCCCGTCGAGTGGGATCTCCCTGAACGAAGCGGGGAGGAAGTGACGACGCGGCAGACGCGGCGGTGA
- a CDS encoding short-chain fatty acid transporter, translated as MSGAELPSSLDKPKAPLPSDDDPPAGALERVAARFTAWAERWIPDAFVFALVATFLVVIAAWVSLSPKRGAASAAAEVAAIWGGGFWELIPFTLQMSLVIITGYVVATTRPVYRLIRALAAVPRSPRVAIAWVALFAMLSSWLNWGFSLIFSAMLAKETARRVRGVDYRAVAASAFLGLGSIWAQGLSGSAALQMATPSALQPATRAIVEAGGKVPGGVIPLSSTIFLWQSLVSVGVEIVLVTVLVYLYAPSAARARSAADLGIDLGGFGAQDAEGDPKPQASKNSPLEADEPPRKATPGEWLEHSPIPSVLFVLLAGGYLVGYFASSGQGLNALNLNTVNLIFLTLGVLLHGTPARLMRAVKEATPGVWGVILQFPFYAGIAALIVKTHLNEAIAGFFVGLSTPRTYPAIVAVYSAVLGVFVPSGGSKWVIEAPYVMQAAHDLKVHLGWMVAVYDLGEALANLVQPFWMLPILGLFGLKARDVMGYTFIVFLVLLPVVLLLVTVLGATLPYPL; from the coding sequence ATGTCCGGTGCCGAGCTGCCGAGCTCTCTCGACAAGCCCAAAGCCCCTCTGCCGTCCGACGACGATCCGCCCGCGGGCGCGCTCGAGCGGGTCGCGGCGCGGTTCACGGCGTGGGCCGAGCGGTGGATCCCCGACGCGTTCGTGTTCGCGCTCGTGGCCACGTTCCTCGTGGTGATCGCGGCGTGGGTGAGCCTGTCGCCGAAGCGGGGCGCGGCGAGCGCGGCGGCCGAGGTCGCGGCGATATGGGGCGGCGGGTTCTGGGAGCTCATCCCGTTCACGCTGCAGATGTCGCTCGTGATCATCACGGGGTACGTCGTCGCGACGACGCGGCCGGTGTACCGGCTGATCCGCGCGCTCGCCGCCGTGCCGCGCTCGCCGCGGGTGGCGATCGCGTGGGTGGCGCTGTTCGCCATGCTGTCGTCGTGGCTCAACTGGGGGTTTTCGCTGATCTTCAGCGCGATGCTCGCGAAGGAGACGGCGCGGCGCGTGCGCGGCGTCGATTACCGCGCCGTCGCCGCGAGCGCGTTCCTCGGGCTCGGGAGCATCTGGGCGCAGGGACTCAGCGGGAGCGCGGCTCTGCAGATGGCGACGCCGAGCGCGTTGCAGCCGGCCACGCGCGCGATCGTGGAGGCGGGCGGCAAGGTGCCGGGCGGCGTGATTCCGCTGTCGAGCACGATCTTCCTGTGGCAGAGCCTCGTGTCCGTCGGGGTCGAGATCGTCCTCGTGACGGTGCTCGTGTACCTGTACGCGCCGTCCGCCGCGCGGGCGCGGAGCGCGGCGGATCTCGGGATCGATCTCGGGGGGTTTGGGGCGCAGGACGCCGAAGGCGATCCGAAGCCCCAAGCGTCGAAGAACTCGCCGCTCGAAGCCGACGAGCCGCCGCGGAAGGCGACGCCGGGGGAGTGGCTCGAGCATTCGCCGATCCCGAGCGTCTTGTTCGTGTTGCTGGCCGGTGGTTACCTCGTGGGGTACTTCGCTTCGAGCGGGCAGGGGCTCAATGCGCTGAACCTCAACACGGTGAACCTGATCTTCCTGACGCTCGGGGTGCTCCTGCACGGGACGCCGGCGCGGCTGATGCGCGCGGTGAAGGAGGCGACGCCGGGCGTGTGGGGCGTGATCCTGCAGTTTCCGTTCTACGCAGGGATCGCTGCCTTGATCGTCAAGACGCACCTCAACGAGGCGATCGCGGGCTTTTTCGTGGGGCTCTCGACGCCCCGGACGTACCCGGCGATCGTGGCGGTGTACTCGGCCGTGCTCGGGGTGTTCGTGCCGAGCGGGGGGTCGAAATGGGTGATCGAGGCGCCGTACGTGATGCAGGCGGCGCACGATTTGAAGGTGCATCTCGGCTGGATGGTGGCCGTCTACGATCTTGGCGAGGCGCTGGCGAACCTGGTGCAGCCGTTCTGGATGCTGCCCATCCTCGGCCTGTTCGGCCTCAAGGCGCGCGACGTGATGGGCTACACGTTCATCGTATTCCTCGTGCTCTTGCCCGTGGTGCTCCTGCTCGTGACCGTGCTCGGCGCGACGCTGCCGTATCCGCTCTGA
- a CDS encoding metallophosphoesterase family protein — translation MKPIASFFAALLVASAAPLFASCLDVAEGRARRDLDVGHASQGDARIEVAEGLAAVRRLGARELHLWASAPTLSFRLTTGAAEGGVWNVRIENLLPDAQLAAATKAGAPLPVEIVDTPFPTERTFRLDLPANEEITLSLAAPDRALLDPWRFAVFADVQEAIGDVQDIYAKMNTTPGIRFALISGDLTSQGTPEQLDVFQREMKSLVFPCYATLGNHELGTRDDLYHEYFGRGNYTFDFRGVRFTMIDSASATLDPLVYTWLDGWLEGSRDRLHVVTMHIVPIDPVGSRNGSFASRAEADKLLAQLARGGVDLTFYGHVHSYYAFENAGIPAHITGGGGAIPERMDGIGRHFLTVDVLPPGKIEHVAIVRVD, via the coding sequence GTGAAGCCCATCGCATCGTTTTTTGCCGCGCTCCTCGTCGCGTCCGCCGCGCCGCTCTTCGCCTCCTGCCTCGACGTCGCCGAGGGCCGCGCCCGCCGTGATCTCGACGTGGGCCACGCCTCGCAGGGCGACGCACGCATCGAAGTCGCCGAAGGCCTCGCCGCCGTTCGCCGCCTCGGCGCGCGCGAGCTTCATCTATGGGCCTCTGCCCCCACGCTCTCGTTCCGTTTGACCACGGGCGCCGCCGAGGGGGGCGTCTGGAACGTTCGTATCGAAAACCTCCTCCCCGACGCGCAGCTCGCCGCCGCGACGAAAGCCGGCGCGCCTCTGCCTGTCGAAATCGTCGACACGCCCTTCCCCACCGAGCGCACCTTCCGCCTCGACCTCCCTGCGAACGAGGAGATCACGCTCTCCCTCGCCGCGCCCGATCGGGCCTTGCTCGACCCGTGGCGATTCGCCGTCTTCGCCGACGTCCAGGAGGCCATCGGCGACGTTCAGGACATCTACGCGAAGATGAACACGACGCCAGGCATCCGCTTCGCGCTCATCAGCGGCGACCTCACCTCGCAGGGCACGCCCGAGCAGCTCGACGTGTTCCAGCGCGAGATGAAGTCGCTCGTGTTCCCGTGTTACGCGACGCTCGGCAACCACGAGCTCGGCACGCGGGACGACCTCTACCACGAGTATTTTGGCCGCGGGAACTACACCTTCGATTTCCGGGGCGTGCGCTTCACGATGATCGACTCGGCGAGCGCCACGCTCGATCCGCTCGTCTACACGTGGCTCGACGGCTGGCTCGAAGGGAGCCGCGACCGCTTGCACGTCGTCACGATGCACATCGTGCCGATCGATCCGGTCGGCTCACGCAACGGCTCGTTCGCGAGCCGGGCCGAGGCGGACAAGCTGCTCGCGCAGCTCGCCCGGGGCGGCGTCGACCTCACGTTTTATGGGCACGTCCACTCGTATTACGCCTTCGAGAACGCGGGCATCCCGGCGCACATCACGGGCGGCGGCGGCGCGATCCCCGAGCGGATGGATGGCATCGGCCGGCATTTCCTGACGGTCGACGTCCTGCCGCCCGGCAAGATCGAGCACGTGGCCATCGTTCGCGTCGATTGA